The window AGTTCAAGGCTTGCAACGATACGTCTGTTCCCCGTCGGAACCGTGAGTCGATGGCTTCAATGGACTTGCCGACAGCGGAGAAGGAATTCTGCGAGAACGCGCTTCCAGTCCCGTAGTTCGCGAGCCGGAACTCGATGGCCCCTGGCGAGGTCGAAGGCAGGAAGCCGAAGCGCGACGGCGCCGCGCACGACAGGGTGAGGGCCCGGTCGCGCGAGGCCCAGAAGCGGCAGAGTTCGGCACCGGTTTTCGGATCGCAGAAGGAAAGGTAGTCGGCGGTGGTGGCGGTGAAGGCTCCCTTCACGTTGACGCTCGCACCTTGGCCGAACATGATCCCGCTGGGATTGATCAGATAGACGTCCGCGCCCTGGATGTCCGAGAGGATGGCGCCATTGATCTGCGAAGTGTGGCCGCCGGTAACGCGGGCAATGACATTCTTCAAGCCGGCGGGGCCGGTGAAGGTGGCCGAATAGCCGGAGTCGAGGCTGAACTGGTCGAAGCTGTGGAAGAGGTTCTTGCCGGCGGTGGTGCCGAGCGTGTGGGGAATCTGATAGTTCTTCCCGTTGATGGGGACGGGGGGCTTGATGTTTCCCGGGGTCATGGTCCCGTCGAACGTCACGTCGGCGGTGAGGGGGACGGTGGTCGCCGCGAGTGCGAGAATCGCCAGCCGGCCCAGCCCGTCCATGTTTTCGAGCGCCATAGTCCGCAGGCTCCCAGAACGGTGAAGTCAGGGCAATGTCAAACGAAGTGCGGTGACATGAATCGAATGTGGAAACGCGAGCGACATGCGTGAGGGCGATCGATGTCACAAAGTCCGGTGCGGATGCTCGCCGCGAGCTTGTCATGATTCCGCCAATGTGGTGGCATCAATGTTGCCCGCGCAGTCCCCCTCCCCGTGATCCTCCCTCGACCGTCATTTGCCGGTTTCGTCCCCCTTGGCCGGCTTGTCTTGGCCGGCATTCCGCTGGCGCTGGCAATGGCGATGCTCGGGCAAGAACCGGATTCCCCGGAGGTCGTCCCGGCTGGTGAAGGAGTGGCTGAGCCGGTACTGCCGCCGCCGGGTTCGTTGGATTTCCTCGCGCAGCCTGTGGATCCGCCTTCGGCTCCCTCGGTGTCGCTGGTGCCCAAGGAGGCCTACGTGTTGCCGCCGGTGGACGAGTATTTGCCTGCCCGCGCGACGGTCGTTCCCCTGGTGCGTGTCGACCGTGTGCGCTTCGAAGGAAATACGGCGATCGCGGATCGCGAGCTCGCGGCCGAGGTCGCCCCATTCATGGGAGGGGAGCTCAGCCCGGAGGATCTCGACCGCCTCTGCCATGGCTTGACGAGCCTTCATGTCGATCGCGGATATATCAACTCCGGCGCGACGGTTCCCGATCGTGCTGCACCGGATGGAACCCTAACGGTGCAGATCACGGAGGGGAAGGTCACGGACCTGATCGTGGAGGGAAACCACTCGCTGTCCGACGGCTATCTCGCGATGAAGATGATCGGCAGCGGCGGCGTGCCGCTGCATTTCCCGACGCTGCAGCGCCAGCTCCAGGTTCTCCAGGAGAACCCCAACATCGCGCGCATCAATGCGGAATTGAAGCCGGGGTTGGCGCCGGGCGAGGCCCTGATGGTGATGGACCTGGAGGAGCTGCCGCGGTGGGGATATGGGATGGACTTCCATAACCAGCGCAGTCCCTCGGTCGGCGGGGAACAAGCGGAGGTGTGGTTCGAGGACCGCAGCTTGACCGGATTCAGCGACAACCTGCGGGTGCGGCTCGGACTGTTTTCGGGGGAGCCGGAGGAACTCGACTTCGCCGGGCTGGGGAATACGTCGCTCTACTACCAGCGTCCGATTCTAGCCGACGATACCAGCCTGGTGATTGGCGGATCGAGGGAGGACTATTCGATCCTTGAGGAACCGTTCCGCGGCCTGGCGATCGATGGCGAGAGCTGGACCGTGACGGGAGGACTGCGGCATCCGCTCTACCGGTCGCTCAACGACGAGGTGTGGCTGTCGTTGCTGTTAGAAAAGAGCGAGGACAAGACGTTCGTGCTCGGCAGGCCGTTCACGGTCTCGCCCGGGTCGGTCGATGGAGAGCTCGACCTGACCCGGCTGTCGCTGGGGGCCGAGTGGACCCGGCGGACGCAGAGCTCGGTCTTGGCGGCGCGAACCGCGGTGACGGCAGGCATCGATGCCTTGGGCGCGACGCAGCAACCCAGCGAGCCCGATAGTGAATTTCTGCTTTGGTCGGCGGGCGTGCAGTATTCGAAGCGGCTCTCGAAGAGGGACGATGTCTTGGTGGTCCAAGCCGGCTTCCAGATGACGAATGACGCCTTGCCGCCGCCCGCGCAGTTCCGGATGGGAGGACGTTACACGGTGCGTGGATATCGGGAGAACTACATGGTGCGGGACCAGGGATTCTTTGCCGGCGTAGAGTATCAGATTCCATTGCGGACCGGCACGGCGGAATCGAACTGGAGCTTGTGGCTGGCACCGTTTGTCGATGGCGGCATGGGATGGGACCGGAAGGAATCCGACAGGGAGGCGCTCCTGTCCTGTGGCGTCGGCCTGCGAGGAACCGTGTCGGATTGGTTCGAGGGAGAGTTGTATTTCGGGCTTCCCTTGCGGAACCGCAGCGACCAAGACTCCGATCTTCAGGACCACGGGATTCACTTCCGGGTCGGCCTTGCCCGATTCTAGCATATGCTGACACGATGGGTCATCTTGGTGGCGATTGCCGGCCGGTTGCTAGCCGGCGAGGCCGATGAACTGGCGGCGCGTGGCGAATTCCGGAAGGCGGCCGACCTTTATTTGGAAACGGCGGAGGCTTCCATGAAGGGAGATCGCGGGATGGCAGCGGCGGCCTCATTGATGAATGCCGCCACGTGTCTGAAGATGAGCGGAGATGTCAGCGCTGCGGCGCTGCATGTCGAACGCGCCAGGCCTTTGCTTGGCAAGGAACCCCGGCGCGAAGTGTTGCTCGAGTGGTGGGCCTTGAAGGGCTCGGTCCTGTCGCTGGGCAAGCGCCCGGCAGGAGCGATCGTGCCATTAACCCAGGCACTGGACTTGGTCGATGCGAACTCCGATCCTTCCCTGGTGGTCGACATTCGCAACGACCTCGGCATCGCGCTGTCATCCGGCGGCGCGCATGAGGCAGCGCTCCAACAATTCGCGCAGGCGGCTGAGATTGCTCGGCAGCAGGGCGGGGG is drawn from Luteolibacter arcticus and contains these coding sequences:
- a CDS encoding ShlB/FhaC/HecB family hemolysin secretion/activation protein produces the protein MILPRPSFAGFVPLGRLVLAGIPLALAMAMLGQEPDSPEVVPAGEGVAEPVLPPPGSLDFLAQPVDPPSAPSVSLVPKEAYVLPPVDEYLPARATVVPLVRVDRVRFEGNTAIADRELAAEVAPFMGGELSPEDLDRLCHGLTSLHVDRGYINSGATVPDRAAPDGTLTVQITEGKVTDLIVEGNHSLSDGYLAMKMIGSGGVPLHFPTLQRQLQVLQENPNIARINAELKPGLAPGEALMVMDLEELPRWGYGMDFHNQRSPSVGGEQAEVWFEDRSLTGFSDNLRVRLGLFSGEPEELDFAGLGNTSLYYQRPILADDTSLVIGGSREDYSILEEPFRGLAIDGESWTVTGGLRHPLYRSLNDEVWLSLLLEKSEDKTFVLGRPFTVSPGSVDGELDLTRLSLGAEWTRRTQSSVLAARTAVTAGIDALGATQQPSEPDSEFLLWSAGVQYSKRLSKRDDVLVVQAGFQMTNDALPPPAQFRMGGRYTVRGYRENYMVRDQGFFAGVEYQIPLRTGTAESNWSLWLAPFVDGGMGWDRKESDREALLSCGVGLRGTVSDWFEGELYFGLPLRNRSDQDSDLQDHGIHFRVGLARF